The following are from one region of the Treponema denticola genome:
- a CDS encoding PP2C family protein-serine/threonine phosphatase: MGLIVFEFFFLVVLTILAISLIFKKEPYAKHLFMVAGMTVITTLLFLTLILALYFNFSGAAFIISKIFMIGMVSISFFTLQFTVKMPYFERKKNVPFTVFNSILHLGITALVIFFIKGFFWNPLSGFKFTSVMIAGNPASDIFERIVLLVVPVLAMLISIYKVFKEESIIYRQQMIIYFLALLFSVIVWSLVYYLSTIFSWAIAITPFGYLLLLFFASFGFSTSMVYDRKQLFLALLRFLVFILVFAAVTGYWASWVLTYVRNFYLQVVLLIVGALIFLAIRNFVSQRFKWLLGNTSEYAKAIEEKLQQVDYTRGREKVMEDFSNILLNHLNADSINILIAGENEILEPVYSTLNVTSTFDAAQPIFKFLLNENIQVIMRSQVLTNPVFSDVRSELIGFMNRMYAEILICVREGQKLIGVISISSKKRKEAYTTYDFDVLNSLYSYFFLVVYYLRNIVKQDIVLILDREIEMSDQIIGSIQKNIDIVEKKVIDVDSVAFSAHQLGGDFTDFIRLSEDRYLFLIGDVSGKGLSASMSMVILKSVLHTYLSETPDFKELVIKINTFIKENLPKGTFLAGLFGIIDFKTTTIYYLNCGIPLMSMYIDSYKNVIEIQGEGRVLGFVKNIRPFLKVRKITMNRNDIIVFTTDGLLDSKNLKGDKFGNDRVSRLIAVNRTKSAKEISNAIYKTFLDYIAHEIEDDITIMTFKHI; the protein is encoded by the coding sequence ATGGGTCTGATTGTTTTTGAATTCTTTTTTCTTGTTGTTTTAACGATATTGGCTATAAGCCTTATTTTCAAAAAAGAGCCTTATGCAAAACATCTTTTTATGGTTGCCGGAATGACGGTAATAACGACCTTGCTATTTTTGACCTTAATATTAGCATTATATTTTAATTTTTCCGGTGCGGCTTTTATTATATCTAAAATTTTCATGATAGGGATGGTTTCGATTTCATTTTTTACCTTGCAGTTTACCGTTAAAATGCCTTATTTTGAGCGTAAGAAAAATGTTCCTTTTACAGTGTTTAATAGTATTTTACATTTAGGAATTACTGCATTGGTAATTTTCTTTATAAAAGGTTTCTTTTGGAATCCACTATCAGGTTTTAAATTCACATCGGTTATGATAGCGGGAAATCCTGCCTCAGATATTTTTGAAAGGATAGTCCTTTTGGTTGTACCTGTTTTGGCGATGTTGATTTCTATATATAAAGTTTTTAAAGAAGAAAGTATAATTTATAGGCAACAGATGATAATTTATTTTCTGGCCCTTCTTTTTAGCGTAATTGTTTGGAGTCTTGTATATTATCTTTCTACTATTTTTTCATGGGCAATAGCTATAACACCTTTTGGATATCTGCTTTTGCTCTTCTTTGCTTCATTCGGATTTTCAACCTCAATGGTATATGATAGAAAACAGTTGTTCCTTGCCTTATTGAGGTTTTTGGTTTTTATCTTAGTGTTTGCCGCAGTAACAGGTTATTGGGCTTCGTGGGTTCTTACCTATGTCCGTAATTTTTATCTTCAGGTTGTTTTGTTGATCGTAGGGGCTCTTATTTTTCTTGCTATTAGGAATTTTGTTTCTCAAAGGTTTAAATGGCTTTTGGGTAATACTTCCGAATATGCGAAGGCCATAGAAGAAAAATTGCAACAAGTTGACTATACGAGAGGCCGTGAAAAAGTTATGGAAGATTTTTCTAATATTTTATTGAATCATCTAAATGCCGACTCTATCAATATTTTGATTGCCGGTGAAAATGAAATATTGGAACCTGTTTATTCGACGCTGAATGTAACTTCTACTTTTGATGCAGCTCAACCTATTTTTAAATTTTTATTGAATGAAAATATTCAGGTTATAATGAGATCTCAAGTTTTGACAAACCCCGTTTTTTCCGATGTAAGAAGTGAATTGATAGGCTTTATGAACCGTATGTATGCAGAAATATTGATTTGTGTACGTGAAGGTCAAAAATTGATAGGCGTTATTTCCATTTCTTCTAAAAAAAGAAAAGAGGCTTATACTACATATGATTTTGATGTTTTAAATAGTCTTTATTCTTATTTCTTTTTAGTTGTTTACTATTTAAGAAATATTGTAAAACAGGATATAGTCCTTATTCTTGATAGAGAAATAGAAATGTCCGATCAAATTATCGGTTCAATTCAAAAGAACATAGATATTGTCGAAAAAAAAGTTATTGATGTGGATTCGGTCGCTTTTTCGGCTCATCAATTGGGAGGCGATTTTACCGACTTTATTAGATTGTCTGAAGATAGATATTTATTTTTGATAGGAGACGTTTCCGGTAAAGGCTTGAGTGCAAGTATGTCAATGGTTATTTTGAAGTCTGTTCTTCACACATACCTTTCAGAAACACCTGACTTTAAAGAGCTTGTAATAAAAATAAATACGTTTATAAAGGAAAATTTGCCAAAGGGAACGTTCCTTGCAGGGCTTTTCGGTATTATAGATTTTAAAACCACAACAATATATTATCTTAACTGCGGTATTCCCCTCATGTCCATGTATATTGATTCTTATAAAAATGTTATCGAAATACAGGGAGAGGGAAGGGTTTTAGGTTTCGTAAAAAACATACGCCCCTTTTTAAAGGTCCGAAAAATCACAATGAACCGTAACGATATTATAGTATTTACGACTGACGGTTTGTTGGATTCCAAGAACTTAAAAGGCGATAAATTCGGAAATGATAGAGTAAGCCGTTTAATTGCAGTAAATAGAACTAAGTCTGCTAAAGAGATTTCTAATGCAATATATAAAACATTCTTGGATTATATTGCTCATGAAATTGAAGATGATATTACTATTATGACATTTAAACATATATAA
- a CDS encoding M15 family metallopeptidase produces MYFALKKIFPLFLFFVFIVSIYPNDKISDEDIYKKVYTYISKRFPKQIFNKINNNREIFFKDLNVVLKSEKEDELILVDKLNFLDKYYEPKNIILLYDVKDRNYILDRANIYLAKIAERPLQEMAKAAKKEGIAIMVSSGYRSYTYQANLFSKYVNVYGKKDAQFFSAPPGASQHQLGTVIDLGSIDDSYADTAEGKWMLKNAWKYGWSLSYPKDLEHITGYKWESWHYRYLGVEACKFQKEWFGDIQQYMLEFIDLWKKEKAKLN; encoded by the coding sequence ATGTATTTTGCTCTAAAGAAAATTTTTCCTCTGTTTCTATTTTTTGTATTTATTGTTTCTATTTATCCAAATGATAAAATCTCTGATGAAGATATATATAAAAAAGTATATACGTATATTTCAAAACGATTTCCTAAGCAAATTTTTAATAAAATAAACAATAATCGTGAGATTTTTTTTAAGGACTTAAATGTTGTTCTGAAAAGTGAAAAAGAAGATGAATTGATTTTGGTAGATAAGCTTAATTTTCTTGATAAGTACTATGAGCCTAAAAATATTATATTGCTCTATGATGTAAAAGATAGAAACTATATTCTGGATCGTGCCAATATATATCTTGCAAAAATTGCGGAGAGGCCCTTGCAAGAAATGGCAAAAGCTGCAAAAAAAGAGGGCATAGCAATAATGGTAAGCTCAGGCTATCGTTCTTATACCTATCAGGCAAATCTTTTTTCAAAATATGTAAATGTGTATGGTAAAAAAGATGCTCAGTTTTTTTCTGCACCGCCCGGAGCAAGTCAGCATCAACTGGGTACCGTAATCGATCTAGGCAGTATTGATGATTCTTATGCCGATACTGCTGAAGGGAAGTGGATGCTTAAAAATGCTTGGAAATACGGTTGGTCCCTATCCTATCCTAAAGATTTGGAGCATATTACAGGCTATAAATGGGAGAGCTGGCACTATAGGTATCTGGGAGTTGAGGCTTGTAAATTTCAAAAAGAATGGTTCGGCGATATTCAGCAATATATGCTGGAATTTATTGATCTTTGGAAAAAAGAGAAAGCAAAACTTAATTAG
- the dnaJ gene encoding molecular chaperone DnaJ gives MFLEVPKFLHWEFLVPASKRDYYEVLGVDKKASNDDIKKAYRKLAIKYHPDKNQGDKAAEEKFKEATEAYEILIDEKKRSMYDQFGHAGVDGMSGGGGYDPSAFQGFEDIFGGSFSDIFENLFGGGFSSRSSGFGGRHAGPVRGSNLRYDLQISFVDAVYGKKAELSYTRNEKCTECHGTGSEAGSSKKMCPDCKGTGQVRQSTGFFSISRPCPTCGGEGSIIEKPCKKCGGNGLERKKQRIIVTIPAGVENGKRITIPGQGNAGQAGGEYGDLFVFIFVQAHPYFERNGIDLYCAVPISMTQAALGGEINIKSLDEKTLRLKIPAGTQNGKLLRIRGEGVPTGIGRRGDLYIQIQVQIPSKLSSNSKKLLQEISELEGENENPNLIPLKDLP, from the coding sequence ATGTTTTTAGAGGTTCCGAAATTTTTACACTGGGAGTTTTTAGTGCCGGCATCTAAAAGAGACTATTATGAGGTTTTGGGCGTAGATAAAAAAGCCTCAAACGATGACATCAAAAAAGCATATCGAAAATTAGCAATCAAATATCATCCCGACAAAAACCAAGGGGATAAGGCTGCTGAAGAAAAATTTAAAGAAGCAACCGAAGCTTATGAAATTCTTATCGACGAAAAAAAGCGCAGCATGTATGACCAATTCGGCCATGCCGGCGTAGACGGAATGTCGGGCGGCGGAGGTTATGATCCTTCCGCCTTCCAAGGTTTTGAAGACATTTTCGGCGGAAGCTTTTCGGATATTTTTGAAAATCTATTCGGAGGAGGGTTTTCTTCCCGCTCATCAGGTTTCGGAGGCCGTCATGCAGGTCCTGTCCGCGGTTCTAACCTGCGCTATGATCTTCAAATTTCTTTTGTTGATGCCGTTTACGGTAAAAAAGCCGAGTTAAGCTATACCCGCAATGAAAAATGTACAGAATGTCATGGAACAGGCAGCGAAGCCGGAAGCTCAAAAAAAATGTGTCCCGATTGTAAGGGTACGGGACAGGTACGCCAAAGTACCGGTTTCTTTTCTATATCGAGGCCATGTCCTACCTGCGGCGGTGAAGGCTCCATAATCGAAAAACCCTGTAAAAAATGCGGCGGAAACGGCTTGGAGCGCAAAAAACAGCGTATAATCGTTACTATTCCTGCCGGTGTCGAAAACGGAAAACGGATTACAATTCCCGGTCAAGGAAATGCAGGTCAAGCCGGCGGAGAATATGGAGACCTCTTTGTTTTCATCTTCGTTCAAGCCCATCCTTATTTTGAACGGAACGGAATAGACCTCTACTGTGCAGTTCCCATTTCAATGACTCAGGCTGCATTGGGCGGAGAAATAAACATCAAATCTCTCGATGAAAAAACATTGAGACTAAAAATTCCGGCCGGAACACAAAACGGAAAACTTTTAAGGATTCGAGGTGAAGGTGTTCCTACAGGAATAGGCCGAAGGGGCGATCTTTATATTCAAATTCAAGTGCAAATTCCTTCAAAATTGTCATCAAATTCCAAGAAACTTTTGCAGGAAATTTCAGAGCTTGAAGGTGAAAATGAAAATCCTAATCTTATCCCTTTAAAAGATTTGCCTTAA
- a CDS encoding STAS domain-containing protein, translated as MENLIINESQVSGCLLLAIEGSVNLYTSGDFEKKVYSAIKDHDTILDLSKVTSLSSSGIGVLMSAHNDSEDNGHKMYVLNPARDVKMALDSTGFSDVFNIIHSIDEI; from the coding sequence ATGGAGAATTTAATTATTAATGAATCACAAGTATCAGGATGCTTATTATTAGCTATAGAAGGCTCTGTTAATTTATATACATCCGGTGATTTTGAAAAAAAAGTATATTCGGCAATTAAAGATCATGATACAATTTTGGATCTATCAAAGGTAACATCATTGTCGTCGTCGGGAATTGGAGTGCTTATGTCTGCTCATAACGATAGTGAGGATAACGGACACAAGATGTATGTGCTGAATCCGGCTAGGGATGTTAAAATGGCTCTGGATTCAACAGGTTTTTCCGATGTGTTTAATATTATCCATTCCATTGATGAGATATAA
- a CDS encoding PP2C family protein-serine/threonine phosphatase: MIKLRKLLSNILISVGMGSVFALFLIFVSPRFLFLGKFYSANDMTLALSRLEMIPEITQIHRFIIGSLVFVIVAIFADSLIRSFYKKIESRAYDKPKTKVFADFLKKIRFCYTIENLIDTIHNELEYSGDCSVMIVDTIENIVLYNSTSRFISSPETFASLHEITVEYKPGVYFFNADMQACKLKDARIAAVVLEKIQFFIICGYFNEVEPEIFNTLFSEFLSYQNRVTTLEQLLYFSELSQEWNMVANTQKAFLPQKLPEMPMLELAAYFKPLVNVSGDYYDAIKVDEHKTLLVVGDVSGKGLSAALVMGIVVNTIKIAKNKEDLPALVLAVDSAIKRMGLLDKYTVLFLGLVDTEKMTIKYVNASMEDPMILTESPDGYKVKVLESTCSIVGIIDFDKIEVHERPLYRGDVILMMTDGVPESMNNEGVELAETDMYIESIKSFVQYSADDIVQKVAGMAYAHAGNQPMRDDITIMCAKVKG, translated from the coding sequence ATGATAAAATTACGTAAATTACTTTCAAATATTCTAATAAGTGTTGGGATGGGGAGTGTTTTTGCTCTCTTCTTGATATTTGTCAGCCCGAGATTTTTGTTTTTAGGTAAATTTTATTCGGCTAATGATATGACTCTGGCTTTGAGCCGATTGGAAATGATTCCTGAGATAACACAGATTCACCGTTTTATCATAGGATCCTTGGTTTTTGTTATTGTTGCAATCTTTGCAGACTCTCTTATACGCAGCTTTTATAAGAAAATAGAAAGTAGGGCGTATGATAAGCCTAAAACTAAGGTTTTTGCGGATTTTTTGAAGAAAATTCGGTTTTGTTACACCATAGAAAATTTAATAGATACCATACATAATGAGCTTGAGTATTCGGGCGACTGTTCGGTAATGATTGTAGATACCATAGAAAATATCGTATTATATAATAGTACTTCAAGATTTATTTCCTCTCCCGAAACTTTTGCTTCTTTGCATGAAATTACAGTAGAATACAAGCCCGGAGTTTATTTTTTTAATGCAGATATGCAGGCATGTAAACTTAAAGATGCACGTATTGCTGCGGTAGTCCTAGAAAAAATACAATTTTTTATTATTTGCGGATATTTTAACGAGGTTGAACCTGAAATTTTTAATACACTGTTTTCGGAATTTTTGAGTTATCAAAACAGGGTTACTACTCTTGAACAGCTTTTATACTTTTCGGAATTAAGCCAGGAATGGAACATGGTTGCCAACACACAAAAAGCCTTCTTACCTCAAAAGCTCCCTGAGATGCCTATGCTTGAGTTGGCGGCTTATTTTAAACCTCTTGTAAACGTATCAGGGGATTATTATGATGCCATAAAAGTTGATGAGCATAAAACCCTCCTGGTTGTCGGGGACGTTTCCGGGAAGGGCCTTTCGGCTGCATTGGTTATGGGTATTGTTGTAAATACAATCAAAATAGCAAAAAATAAAGAAGATCTTCCTGCTCTTGTGTTGGCAGTAGACAGCGCCATAAAAAGAATGGGCCTTTTGGATAAGTATACGGTTTTATTTTTAGGTTTAGTTGATACCGAAAAAATGACTATAAAATATGTTAATGCCTCAATGGAAGATCCGATGATACTTACGGAATCTCCCGACGGCTACAAGGTAAAGGTACTTGAATCTACTTGCAGTATTGTAGGTATCATTGACTTCGATAAAATAGAAGTTCATGAAAGGCCTCTTTATCGAGGTGATGTTATTTTGATGATGACTGACGGTGTTCCCGAGTCTATGAATAATGAAGGTGTTGAATTAGCTGAGACCGATATGTACATAGAATCTATAAAATCCTTTGTTCAGTATAGTGCAGATGATATAGTGCAGAAAGTTGCCGGCATGGCTTATGCTCATGCAGGTAATCAGCCCATGAGAGATGACATTACTATAATGTGTGCTAAGGTTAAGGGGTAA